In the Candidatus Poribacteria bacterium genome, ACGAATTAGACATGATCGAAATCGACAGTGAGAAAAGTGCCGAGCGCCTTGACAGATACCTGAACTATGAAGCAGTTCAAAAAGGGAAAGCTGTTACGGCAATTAAAAATGACTATCAAAAAGTTTCGCAAGAAAAGATTACAAATTAACCTGCATCCAGCGAGGAAAATATTTCATCAACAACGATAACAAAGGATTCCAGAAAAAAGAAATTCTTGAGAGACTCGCTGACAAACTCGGTATTCACCTGAAGGTGGAATTAATTGAGAAATATTGAGAATATCGGAATATATAATTCTGATAATCTTATAATCTTGTAAATGCTGGTTTAGACAATTCGTGATTCAGACGAAAAAGAAAATGAACACCCTATACTTCGGCGACAACCTTGAAGTCATGCGAGAGATGAGTGACCAACGCGTCGACCTGATATGCACCGACCCGCCTTTCAACAGCGGACGTGACTATAACGCGTTCCTGACAGACTCGTTGGCGCAATCTAAAGCGTTCACGGACACTTGGATATGGGACGACCCCGCACAGGATTCCCGCGCCGATATAGAAAGACGCGCCCGCACCAGTGACGCTTACAAAGCACTGGATACCTGCCTGAAAGGGTATGACCTCGTGCTGCAAAATGCAGTGTCTGGGAACAAAGGAGCGACGCGTGCGTATCTGGCGTTTATGGGACCGCGGCTGGTAGAGATGCACCGAATCCTCAAAGACACAGGCAGCATCTACCTACACTGCGATCCAACTGCCAGCCACTATCTCAAAGGCGTGATGGACGCAATATGGGATCAAGATAATCATAGCAAAAATGAGTATTTTCGGAATGAGATTGTATGGTGTTATAGAGGCGGCGGTGTTCCGAAAAAATATTTTTCAAGAAAACACGATATTATATTTAGGTATGCTAAAACGAATAATATAACTTTTAATGTTGATGACATTAGACAGCCTTATTCAGAAAAGAGCCAAGAGAGACTAAAATATAAGGCGAGGGCGTTCAGAGGCGATAGGGTTTATGATAACTACAATATGAACGAGAAAGGAAAACACCCAGAAGATTGGTGGGTGATGCAACCTGTTATGCCATCTTCCAAAGAACGTCTTGGCTACCCAACACAAAAACCGCGCTCCCTCTACGATCGGATGATCAAAGCCTCAAGTAACGAAGGCGATCTCGTGATGGATCCCTTTGCCGGTTGCGGTACAACAATAGACGCAGCAGAAACACTCAATCGGTTTTGGATAGGGATTGACCCAATGCGCCGTCGTCTTGCTGACAGGCATGGCTTGCAACCATCAAGAGACTACGAAATCCACGGCTATCCGACAAATATGCAAGAAGTACACATGCTTGTCCGCGACGAACGGAAATATCACGACTTTTCTAATTGGGCAGTTACACGGCTTGGGCTTCAACCGACAAAGTCTGTCGGCGATGGTGGTAAGGATGGCGAAGCAGAGGTTGGACACATTACGCTTTGGGACCCAGAGGATGGGCAAACGACAAACACCCGTATCCTCGCGGAAGTCAAAAGCGGTACACCAACAATTGGCCAAGTCCGCGCCTTTTGTCACACAATGAATAAACACGATGCGATCGGGGTGTTTATCACAATTAAACCTGTCAGTGATGGCATGCGTCAAGAAGCCGCAGATATGGGAACATTCTCACATAACAACGTCACATATCCGCGCTTGCAGTTCTGGCAGATAGATGACACATATTTTGAAAATCCAAGCAGATTGCAGGAGCTCATTCGTTTACCTGCAGCGTGGCTTGAGCCAACGCGGAGAATGGAGCGGCATTTTACAGATGCCCAGATAAATTTTAATCTGCGCGGGAATGTTGATTGACAAAATAAGCATTCTTGCAGGCGCGGCTTTATCCGCGATTCAAACGATAAACAACAAAATAGGTTAAGAGGCAATACGTAAACCTAAACTATCAGAAAGATAGAGGCTAAAACATGCCCCCTAAAATTGGAATCGTCAAAGGGTACAAATTTGAAAATTATAAAAAGGCAATTGAGACACATGGTGGAGCAGTTGAGGAATTACTAATAGATGATGAGCAGGCTGTTAATCGGTATATTGATCAAATTCATGGGCTTTTACTCCCCGGCGGCGGTGATATTGATCCAGACCTTTTCGGTGAAGAGCGGCATTGTGAGACTAAAAATGTCAACAGAGCAAAAGACGAATTTGAAATGTCATTATTCCGAAAGGCAATTGAAAAGGATATGCCTGTTTTTGGTATTTGTCGCGGTATCCAGATTATGAATGTTGAAAGGGGCGGCAGTCTGTATCAACATATTCCAGAACAGATTGGAGACCACTTGACTTATGAGATACCCGAAAAGTCAGACGATCTTTGGCATAGTATCCAAATTCAACCAAGCGGTCAGCTCTGTCAAATCACACACAAGGGCAATACCGAAGTCACTTCAAGCCATCACCAAGCAGTGAAAGTAATTGGCAAAGGATTGGTGGTGACAGCGCAATCCAAAGATGGAATTATTGAAGCAATGGAATATCCCTCAAAATCAAATCAGTTCGCTATAGGCGTGCAATACCACCCGGAACGGATGTGGATAGATAAGAAACCACCCTTGCATGATCGGAAATTTTATGCACATGCTGAAAGGTTATTTGAAGCGTTCATCAATGCCGCTACAACATACAGAGCGCATCACAAATAGTTGCAGTTTCTAAACGCACTATACGGGTCAATTTTCTGATCTAACATGACATAGCAAAAAATGCACACCTCAGAATTTCGTCCGGTTAATAAGGAACAAGAAAATGCAAAGATTTCAACCACAGAATTATAATATTAGTAATATACTAAACTGGATTGGAGAGGATCGAATAGCAATACCCGAAATTCAGAGACCTTTTATTTGGAAACCACCTCGGGTTCGTGATCTCATTGATTCACTCTATCAAGGTTACCCTATTGGCTATTTGATCACGTGGCAGAATCCTGATGTTCGTCTCAAAGATGGAAATATAGCCATCGGGAAACGAATTTTGATTGATGGTCAACAGCGTGTTATTTCCCTTAAAACATCATTGCTGGGCGGAGAAGTAGTCACCAGAGGTTTTAAGCGTAAACGGATTACTATCGCCTTTCATCCAATTGAAAAACGGTTTGAGGTAGTAAATCCTGCTATCAGCAAAGACCCAAAATGGATCAACGACATCTCCACCCTTTTTGGTGATGGGTTTAAGCCATTTAAGTTTGTAAAAAAGTTCTGCAATAAAAACGACGGCATAGAGGAGGCGGTCGTCTTTGAGAGTATCGATTCTCTGCTGAGTATTAAAAATACTCCAGTTGGGGTTATTGAGTTGGAAGCAAATCTGGATGTGGAAACAGTTGCAGAAATCTTTATCAGGATTAATTCTAAAGGGGTTGCGTTGAATGCATCAGATTTTGTCATGTCTAAAATCGCTGCGGGTGAAAAATATGAGGGTTCACAACTCCGCAAGTGTATTGATTATTTCTCTCATCTTACAGTCTCATCAGCAGCAATTAACAATATAGTCAGAGATACTGATTTTGCTGAGTCTGAATACTTTAATAAAATAAAATGGATCCAGAACGCTAATAGTGATATCTATCAGCCATCTTACACGGATATGCTTCGGGTAATTTTTATGGTAGGATTCAAACGTGCCCGGTTAACGGATTTAGTCGCGCTCCTATCAGGACGGGATTTTGAGGCACAGGAATTTAGAGAAGATATTGTTGAGGACTCCTTTCGTCAGCTTAAAAAAGGAATTATTGATTATATCAATCAAAATCGTTTTGAGAACTTTGTT is a window encoding:
- a CDS encoding site-specific DNA-methyltransferase, whose protein sequence is MNTLYFGDNLEVMREMSDQRVDLICTDPPFNSGRDYNAFLTDSLAQSKAFTDTWIWDDPAQDSRADIERRARTSDAYKALDTCLKGYDLVLQNAVSGNKGATRAYLAFMGPRLVEMHRILKDTGSIYLHCDPTASHYLKGVMDAIWDQDNHSKNEYFRNEIVWCYRGGGVPKKYFSRKHDIIFRYAKTNNITFNVDDIRQPYSEKSQERLKYKARAFRGDRVYDNYNMNEKGKHPEDWWVMQPVMPSSKERLGYPTQKPRSLYDRMIKASSNEGDLVMDPFAGCGTTIDAAETLNRFWIGIDPMRRRLADRHGLQPSRDYEIHGYPTNMQEVHMLVRDERKYHDFSNWAVTRLGLQPTKSVGDGGKDGEAEVGHITLWDPEDGQTTNTRILAEVKSGTPTIGQVRAFCHTMNKHDAIGVFITIKPVSDGMRQEAADMGTFSHNNVTYPRLQFWQIDDTYFENPSRLQELIRLPAAWLEPTRRMERHFTDAQINFNLRGNVD
- a CDS encoding DUF262 domain-containing protein translates to MQRFQPQNYNISNILNWIGEDRIAIPEIQRPFIWKPPRVRDLIDSLYQGYPIGYLITWQNPDVRLKDGNIAIGKRILIDGQQRVISLKTSLLGGEVVTRGFKRKRITIAFHPIEKRFEVVNPAISKDPKWINDISTLFGDGFKPFKFVKKFCNKNDGIEEAVVFESIDSLLSIKNTPVGVIELEANLDVETVAEIFIRINSKGVALNASDFVMSKIAAGEKYEGSQLRKCIDYFSHLTVSSAAINNIVRDTDFAESEYFNKIKWIQNANSDIYQPSYTDMLRVIFMVGFKRARLTDLVALLSGRDFEAQEFREDIVEDSFRQLKKGIIDYINQNRFENFVMILRSAGFVDKSMISSMNAVNFAYGLFLMLKLGEIAGENIERLVRRWFVMSTLTGRYSTSVETVFERDIQNIVKDGPETVLNRIERTELSDIFWSERLPQEMQTSSRKNPYFNAFLASQVKAADNGCLSRDMTVQNLLEGQRDIHHIFPSKYLQRQGFVAKDYNQIANLVVMQRPINIRIGDKSPATYFEKLQEGCSIGSPPYGVEINNCEELQTNLDQHCIPSDIQIADLTSDNYAAFLEKRRKLMAAKIREYYESL
- a CDS encoding gamma-glutamyl-gamma-aminobutyrate hydrolase family protein (Members of this family of hydrolases with an active site Cys residue belong to MEROPS family C26.), translated to MPPKIGIVKGYKFENYKKAIETHGGAVEELLIDDEQAVNRYIDQIHGLLLPGGGDIDPDLFGEERHCETKNVNRAKDEFEMSLFRKAIEKDMPVFGICRGIQIMNVERGGSLYQHIPEQIGDHLTYEIPEKSDDLWHSIQIQPSGQLCQITHKGNTEVTSSHHQAVKVIGKGLVVTAQSKDGIIEAMEYPSKSNQFAIGVQYHPERMWIDKKPPLHDRKFYAHAERLFEAFINAATTYRAHHK